The genomic region GCCACCATTGGGGCAGGGGCCTTGATTGGCTTACTGGGTGGCTTCCAGCTAAGTGGCGGCTTGGGATGACACCAATCAGAAGCAACGAGGCTCTCACTGCGACTTCTAAAAATGAAACTTTGGGGGAGTCGCAGAACACTAGGCTTTTCACTGCTCTGGCGCGATAAAAGCAGCTGTCGCCCGCGAATTGAACGTTTCCAGGAGACCGTCTACCAAGCCTTGGAAGGTCACGCAGCGCCGCCAGAGTCTATCTAATTGTCCGTTCTTTGAGTTCGCTAAAATCGCATCTGCGGGCCGACTGGGCCTATCATGCGATCGCGCTAACGACAGTTGGAAGTATAGAGTGCACGTCCCGGACCATACGATTCTGAGCGGCAACGATATCTCCCCTAATATCGATACGATAATGGTAGATTTGTGCACCAGTTGGGAGTTTTCCGAGCCGCTCTAAGCGCTGACTTTCTCCCTCATTTACAGGTGAGAACAGAACTCCTAATGGAGCGCTGGCAGCAGTCACATGGCTGATTATCTGATAGCGATCTGCTTCTTTGATCCGAGGTTTGTACTTTACCTCTCCAAGACCGATTATTTCTTTTTTTGAGCGCCTGAAAACTAGATCGGATTTCGTGGGATACGTCTTATTATCTTCGAAAAGTCGCCCTTGATGCTTATTTCCATCAAGGACCGTAACGCCATGCTCACGCATAGCTCTCACAAAAGTTTGGCGTATAAAACGTTCAAAAATGTCGTCCAGATTGAAGAGGAATGAAGGGAGTTCTTTGCCCGCCGGTTCAAACGTAAAGGCTATGCCCCCGCCTGTTAGAAGCAATTGATAAACCCGTAACATTCCTGAATACATTTCGCGCAGTCGAAGAGATACTGACTGACCTAATTCAAAATCAACGGCGCTTGGCTCGCGCTCTTCAACTCGGCGAAGTGTATCCAGAGCTAAGAGAATGCAGCGGCGTTCATCTTCCCAGTCCTTACCTGGAGGGATGAGGCGAGCTATTCTAAGACAAGCGGCTTTTACAACGCGGTTGACCGGACTATTCAGGCCGAACTCAAAGACGCTCGACACAGTTTCAACCGGATTTCCCCGCGACATATACTGATTGATTGTTGGCCCGAATTCGATGCGAGGTTTATAATATCCAGCCTGCTCCCTTGCATAGTAGCTTCGCTCGAATCCGGCAGAAAGCGTAGCTCTTAAATAGAAACAGAAGCTCCGAGCGAGCATTTGGATTGGCGCGGGATTAGCGCTCGTCTGGTAGCGCCTAACAACTGGTAGAATATTCGCGTAACTCTCCCCGCCAACTTCGAGCATCGTCCAAAGGTTTTGGATGGGAAATTTTGGCGTGATGTTGAGCGTAATAGCACTCGTAAGCGGCAGATAGCCTATCAGCCCTAGTGCCATGAGCCGCGCACCTTCTGAGATGTCTTTGATCTCTATGGCGTTGAGGCTTCTTGTATCCGCAAAAACGAGCGAGCGGCCCAGGCTGTCGAAAAGATCAGAACGCGGAAAATGTTGAAATCCACGCTCCTGAATTTCAATCACGCGGGGCGCGGCTGTCATCTCCTGAATC from Roseibium porphyridii harbors:
- a CDS encoding 5-methylcytosine restriction system specificity protein McrC, which produces MTAAPRVIEIQERGFQHFPRSDLFDSLGRSLVFADTRSLNAIEIKDISEGARLMALGLIGYLPLTSAITLNITPKFPIQNLWTMLEVGGESYANILPVVRRYQTSANPAPIQMLARSFCFYLRATLSAGFERSYYAREQAGYYKPRIEFGPTINQYMSRGNPVETVSSVFEFGLNSPVNRVVKAACLRIARLIPPGKDWEDERRCILLALDTLRRVEEREPSAVDFELGQSVSLRLREMYSGMLRVYQLLLTGGGIAFTFEPAGKELPSFLFNLDDIFERFIRQTFVRAMREHGVTVLDGNKHQGRLFEDNKTYPTKSDLVFRRSKKEIIGLGEVKYKPRIKEADRYQIISHVTAASAPLGVLFSPVNEGESQRLERLGKLPTGAQIYHYRIDIRGDIVAAQNRMVRDVHSILPTVVSAIA